The following proteins come from a genomic window of Pectobacterium actinidiae:
- the aldA gene encoding aldehyde dehydrogenase encodes MSTTQKRMYINGEFVENRSGKWIDVVNPATEQVISQIPEGSADDAKRAIEAAEAAQPGWEALPAVERGVWLHKIADGIREREAELTDTIIAEGGKTHGLAQTEVLFTADYLDYMAEWARRYEGEIIQSDRPNENIFVFRKAIGVTTGILPWNFPFFLIARKAAPALITGNTIVIKPSEITPNNAVIFAEIIHKIGLPKGVINFVTGYGPTVGQELAANPKVGMVSLTGSVAAGIATMTAAAQNVTKVSLELGGKAPAIVMDDADLDLAVKAIVSSRVINSGQVCNCAERVYVQKGIYDEFISRIKAAMEQVTFGNTAEKKALDMGPLISAAALQRVEDKVAKAVSQGAKVLLGGQRESGTGYFYPPTLLVDVKQEMPIMHEEVFGPVLPVATFDTLEEAITMANDSEYGLTSSIYTQNINTAMKALKGLKFGETYINRENFEAMQGFHAGWRKSGVGGADGKHGLQEYLQTHVAYLQFH; translated from the coding sequence ATGAGCACCACCCAAAAACGTATGTACATCAACGGTGAGTTTGTTGAAAACAGAAGCGGGAAGTGGATTGATGTAGTGAACCCGGCCACAGAGCAGGTTATTTCACAGATCCCGGAAGGTTCCGCTGACGACGCAAAGAGAGCGATAGAGGCGGCAGAGGCCGCACAGCCAGGCTGGGAAGCGCTGCCTGCGGTTGAGCGCGGCGTCTGGCTGCACAAGATTGCTGATGGCATCCGTGAGCGCGAAGCCGAACTGACCGACACTATCATCGCAGAAGGCGGTAAAACGCACGGCCTGGCGCAGACGGAAGTGCTATTCACCGCTGACTATCTCGACTACATGGCGGAGTGGGCGCGCCGTTACGAAGGCGAGATTATTCAGAGTGATCGCCCGAATGAAAATATCTTCGTCTTCCGCAAAGCGATTGGCGTCACGACCGGGATTCTGCCATGGAACTTCCCCTTCTTCCTGATTGCGCGCAAAGCGGCACCGGCGCTGATCACCGGCAATACCATCGTCATCAAACCGAGTGAAATCACCCCCAATAACGCGGTGATCTTCGCCGAAATTATTCACAAGATTGGTCTGCCGAAAGGCGTCATCAATTTCGTTACTGGCTATGGCCCAACGGTAGGGCAAGAGCTGGCTGCTAACCCGAAAGTCGGGATGGTCAGCCTGACCGGCAGCGTGGCGGCAGGGATTGCCACCATGACGGCGGCGGCGCAGAACGTGACGAAGGTATCGCTGGAACTGGGTGGCAAAGCCCCCGCCATCGTGATGGATGACGCCGATCTCGATCTGGCCGTGAAAGCGATTGTCAGCTCTCGCGTTATCAACAGCGGGCAGGTGTGTAACTGTGCCGAGCGTGTTTACGTGCAGAAGGGCATCTACGACGAATTCATCTCCCGTATTAAAGCGGCGATGGAGCAGGTGACCTTCGGTAACACGGCGGAGAAAAAAGCGCTGGATATGGGGCCATTAATCAGTGCAGCGGCGCTACAGCGTGTGGAAGACAAGGTGGCAAAAGCGGTATCACAAGGTGCGAAAGTGCTGCTTGGCGGACAGCGTGAAAGCGGTACGGGCTATTTCTACCCGCCAACGTTGCTGGTGGATGTGAAACAAGAGATGCCGATCATGCACGAAGAGGTGTTTGGTCCAGTGTTGCCCGTCGCGACTTTCGACACGCTGGAAGAGGCAATTACGATGGCGAACGATAGCGAATATGGCCTGACGTCGTCGATCTATACTCAGAATATCAACACCGCGATGAAGGCGTTGAAAGGGCTGAAATTCGGCGAAACCTACATCAACCGTGAGAACTTTGAGGCGATGCAGGGCTTCCATGCGGGCTGGCGTAAATCCGGCGTGGGTGGGGCGGACGGCAAGCATGGCTTGCAGGAATATCTGCAAACGCATGTCGCGTACCTTCAATTTCACTAA
- the lldD gene encoding FMN-dependent L-lactate dehydrogenase LldD, with translation MIISASTDYRAAAQRKLPPFLFHYIDGGAYNEHTLRRNTADLADIALRQRILKNMSDLSLETQLFGEKLAMPVVLAPVGLTGMYARRGEVQAARAAEQKGIPFTLSTVSVCPIEEVAPAINRPMWFQLYVLKDRGFMRNALERAQAAGVKTLVFTVDMPTPGARYRDAHSGMSGPNAAARRILQAITHPQWAWDVGLNGKPHDLGNVSAYRGTPTTLEDYIGWLAANFDPSISWQDLAWIREMWKGPMIIKGILDPEDAKEAVKFGADGIVVSNHGGRQLDGVLSTAHALPAIADAVKGDITILADSGIRTGLDVVRMIALGADGVMLGRAFVYALAAAGEAGVVNLLNLIEKEMRVAMTLTGAKSIADITTDSLVQATQRRLDGL, from the coding sequence ATGATCATCTCTGCTTCAACGGACTACCGGGCGGCGGCGCAGCGTAAGCTGCCGCCGTTTCTTTTCCACTACATTGATGGTGGGGCGTATAACGAGCATACGCTCAGGCGTAATACGGCCGATCTGGCAGATATCGCGCTGCGCCAGCGTATCCTGAAAAATATGTCTGACCTGAGTCTGGAGACGCAGTTATTTGGCGAAAAACTGGCGATGCCAGTGGTGCTAGCTCCCGTTGGCCTGACCGGTATGTATGCCCGACGGGGCGAAGTGCAGGCCGCGCGTGCGGCCGAACAGAAAGGCATCCCGTTTACCTTATCTACCGTTTCTGTCTGCCCGATTGAGGAGGTTGCGCCTGCAATCAACCGCCCGATGTGGTTCCAGCTCTATGTGTTAAAAGATCGTGGTTTTATGCGCAATGCGCTGGAGCGGGCGCAGGCTGCCGGGGTCAAGACGCTAGTATTCACTGTAGATATGCCGACACCAGGTGCCCGCTATCGTGACGCACATTCCGGCATGAGTGGGCCGAACGCGGCGGCGCGCCGTATTTTGCAGGCGATAACGCATCCACAGTGGGCGTGGGATGTTGGCCTGAACGGTAAGCCGCACGATTTGGGTAACGTGTCTGCCTATCGTGGTACGCCGACGACGCTGGAAGACTATATTGGCTGGCTTGCAGCGAATTTCGATCCCTCTATTTCGTGGCAGGATTTGGCGTGGATCCGCGAGATGTGGAAAGGGCCGATGATCATCAAAGGCATTCTCGACCCGGAAGATGCCAAAGAAGCGGTAAAGTTCGGTGCAGACGGCATCGTCGTCTCCAATCACGGCGGTCGCCAGTTGGACGGCGTGTTGTCGACGGCACATGCGCTGCCAGCCATCGCCGATGCAGTGAAAGGTGATATCACCATTCTGGCGGATTCCGGTATTCGTACCGGATTGGATGTCGTGCGCATGATTGCGTTGGGCGCGGATGGCGTGATGCTTGGACGCGCGTTTGTCTACGCGCTGGCAGCAGCGGGCGAAGCGGGTGTGGTTAACCTGTTGAACCTGATCGAGAAAGAGATGCGTGTGGCGATGACGCTCACGGGTGCTAAATCTATTGCCGATATCACCACGGATTCACTGGTGCAGGCCACCCAGCGGCGATTAGATGGCCTGTAA
- a CDS encoding GrpB family protein, with protein MGKRTIAVVDYDPQWVMNYATEASAIAKALGDVAVSIHHIGSTAVPGLSAKPVIDMLLEVVSLSDLDRLDHVMVDLGYRPRGENGIAGRRYYTKGGDARTHHLHAFVVGDEPIQRHLAFRDYLRVNPDVCAEYAAIKRAAALACDNDAAVYSQLKNDFIATHEARI; from the coding sequence ATGGGCAAGCGCACGATTGCCGTGGTGGATTACGATCCACAATGGGTGATGAATTACGCAACAGAGGCGAGTGCGATAGCGAAGGCGCTCGGTGACGTTGCGGTGAGCATCCACCATATTGGTAGCACGGCCGTGCCGGGGTTATCCGCTAAACCGGTGATTGATATGCTGCTGGAGGTGGTTTCGCTGTCCGATTTGGACAGGTTGGATCACGTCATGGTCGATTTGGGCTATCGCCCCCGCGGCGAAAATGGGATAGCGGGGCGTCGTTACTACACCAAGGGCGGTGACGCTCGTACTCACCATCTTCACGCCTTCGTGGTGGGTGACGAACCTATTCAGCGACATTTGGCTTTTCGTGATTATCTCCGGGTGAATCCTGACGTGTGTGCGGAATATGCGGCAATAAAGCGCGCTGCTGCGCTGGCATGTGACAACGATGCTGCGGTGTATAGTCAGCTAAAAAATGACTTTATTGCCACACATGAGGCACGAATATAG
- a CDS encoding AI-2E family transporter, with amino-acid sequence MNIKGLTKGFFILILFVVTLAFFDILAPYYSAILWAAVLAIIFHPLKSKIRQKLNDRNGVASLLTVLIIFLIVFIPLGVIVSSLVVEINEVYTRLQDSNTRFPVVLAELLQHLPRWARHFLAEHNLDNAAKIQQELSQVALKGGQYLAGSVLLIGKGTFTFFIGFGVMLYLLFFLLKDGSYLVNLILESLPLSTHVKHHLLVKFAAVSRATVKGTVVVAIVQGTLGGIAFSIAGIEGSLLWGSLMAFLSLIPAVGSAIIWVPAAIFLFATDMLWQAIFIVAFFVLVIGLVDNILRPLLVGKDTKMPDYLILIATLGGMEIYGINGFVIGPLIAALFIACWNILSGRDNQENIEGIDEDFIEEGRLYASTINSEGADVVVSQPSDDKTATEQTVENPGTQNKKVE; translated from the coding sequence GTGAATATTAAAGGGCTTACGAAGGGATTCTTCATCCTTATCTTATTTGTCGTTACGCTGGCGTTTTTTGACATACTGGCGCCGTATTATTCCGCCATTTTATGGGCGGCAGTGCTGGCCATCATCTTCCATCCGCTGAAAAGCAAGATTCGGCAAAAATTAAACGATCGCAACGGTGTGGCCTCGCTGCTCACCGTCCTGATCATCTTCCTGATCGTATTCATCCCATTAGGGGTGATCGTTTCCTCATTGGTAGTTGAAATTAATGAGGTGTATACACGATTACAGGACAGTAACACACGGTTCCCGGTGGTGCTGGCGGAGTTGCTTCAGCATCTGCCGAGGTGGGCGCGGCATTTCCTAGCGGAACACAATCTGGATAACGCCGCCAAAATACAGCAGGAGCTGTCTCAGGTTGCGCTGAAAGGCGGGCAATATCTGGCAGGAAGCGTGCTCCTGATCGGCAAAGGAACGTTCACCTTCTTTATTGGTTTCGGGGTGATGCTCTACCTGCTCTTTTTCCTCCTGAAAGATGGTTCCTATCTGGTGAACCTGATTCTCGAATCGCTGCCGTTGTCCACCCATGTTAAGCACCATTTGCTGGTGAAGTTCGCCGCCGTATCCCGGGCGACCGTCAAAGGTACCGTAGTCGTGGCGATTGTGCAGGGTACACTGGGCGGCATTGCCTTCTCTATCGCAGGGATAGAAGGCAGTCTGCTGTGGGGCTCGCTGATGGCGTTCCTGTCGCTGATTCCTGCCGTGGGTTCGGCGATTATCTGGGTACCTGCTGCTATCTTCCTGTTCGCGACGGATATGCTGTGGCAAGCCATCTTCATCGTCGCATTCTTCGTCTTGGTGATTGGGCTGGTGGACAATATTCTGCGTCCGCTATTGGTAGGGAAAGACACCAAAATGCCGGACTACCTGATTCTGATCGCTACGCTGGGCGGTATGGAAATCTACGGTATCAACGGTTTTGTGATTGGTCCGCTGATTGCGGCGCTGTTCATCGCCTGCTGGAATATTCTCTCTGGGCGTGACAATCAGGAGAATATTGAGGGTATCGACGAAGATTTTATTGAGGAAGGTCGCCTTTACGCGAGTACGATCAACTCTGAGGGTGCCGATGTTGTGGTGAGCCAGCCGTCGGATGACAAAACGGCAACAGAGCAGACGGTGGAAAACCCTGGCACACAGAATAAGAAGGTAGAGTGA
- a CDS encoding DUF596 domain-containing protein, whose protein sequence is MNDDDIFDAVTTSAYGLSMGAIWQHIAMECRSNPRTYDQRQALFFTLLERLISTGQIRLASKGDYLQGEPKHQVDQLRNAFPPDVSTDECDDVDEFGLWFLAKAPAGVVWITPEGQEIWT, encoded by the coding sequence ATGAACGACGACGACATTTTTGATGCGGTAACGACCAGCGCATACGGGCTGTCGATGGGTGCGATATGGCAACATATTGCGATGGAATGTCGGAGCAACCCTAGGACGTACGACCAACGTCAGGCACTGTTTTTTACGCTACTGGAACGGCTCATCTCCACAGGGCAAATCAGGCTCGCCAGCAAGGGAGATTATCTGCAAGGCGAACCGAAACATCAGGTTGATCAACTCCGCAATGCCTTTCCACCCGATGTCTCCACTGATGAATGTGATGATGTAGACGAATTTGGCCTTTGGTTCTTAGCCAAAGCCCCCGCAGGCGTCGTGTGGATCACGCCCGAGGGGCAAGAGATTTGGACTTAA
- a CDS encoding Fic family protein, translated as MSQDNRIQQEKTSILKAMLQFYEAKSLGEIEELLLFSINKKKLQRRLKELYDDGQIVTVGEKRNTKYYANKDNSSSLRVLKSFDKDTIDNNIRTIRADEDNHPIFSKEAISQLAYLDTPSYARKKSSYQFDILDNYLPNVTQYLPNQIQTTLSKMGKRFDGTLAAGTYARNISQRLLIDLSYNSSRLEGNTYSKLDTQKLIEQGLTADGKVHEETIMIMNHKEAIEFLIENAEEIIINPFTIRNIHALLSQDLLANPKACGNIRQIEVSIGKSAYFPLNNPHQLEEYFSLLLRKAEQIHDPFEQSFFLFIHLSYLQAFEDVNKRTARLSCNIPFIKHNFCPLSFIDVPQEDYFKALLYFYETNELLPALELFKWAYTRSCEQYDVVKESIGEIDIYRIQHRVARKVAMGNIIRENLNEQLAEQYLEKYCAENDIPSADKFIAMTLSDLAQLHVGSIVGLGITEKMFIEWKK; from the coding sequence ATGAGCCAAGACAATCGTATACAGCAAGAAAAAACATCAATTTTGAAAGCAATGCTTCAGTTCTATGAAGCAAAAAGCCTGGGCGAAATTGAAGAATTATTATTATTTTCAATAAATAAGAAAAAACTACAGCGCCGACTTAAAGAGCTGTACGACGACGGGCAGATCGTGACGGTAGGGGAAAAACGCAATACTAAATATTATGCAAATAAGGACAATTCATCTTCATTGCGTGTCCTTAAGTCATTCGATAAGGACACTATCGATAACAACATAAGGACAATACGTGCAGATGAGGACAATCACCCCATCTTTTCCAAAGAGGCTATCTCACAGCTCGCCTATTTAGATACGCCTTCGTATGCACGTAAAAAATCCAGCTATCAATTTGATATTTTGGATAATTATTTACCCAACGTAACTCAGTACCTGCCGAATCAGATACAAACGACGCTGTCGAAAATGGGGAAACGATTTGATGGCACACTAGCAGCAGGGACTTATGCGAGGAATATTAGTCAACGTCTACTCATTGATTTGTCCTATAACTCTAGTCGACTAGAAGGTAATACCTACTCCAAGCTTGATACACAAAAACTCATAGAACAGGGGCTGACAGCCGATGGTAAAGTTCATGAAGAAACCATCATGATCATGAACCACAAAGAAGCGATTGAATTTTTAATTGAAAATGCCGAAGAGATAATAATTAATCCCTTTACAATCAGAAATATTCACGCCCTGCTTTCGCAAGATTTACTCGCCAATCCCAAAGCATGCGGTAACATCAGGCAGATAGAAGTCTCTATTGGAAAATCGGCCTATTTTCCGCTAAACAACCCCCATCAACTCGAAGAATACTTCTCTCTATTACTACGCAAAGCAGAACAAATCCACGACCCATTTGAACAGAGCTTTTTCTTATTCATTCATTTATCGTATCTACAAGCCTTTGAAGACGTAAACAAGCGAACCGCTCGATTATCCTGCAATATCCCTTTTATTAAGCACAATTTTTGCCCGTTAAGTTTTATTGATGTACCGCAAGAGGATTACTTTAAAGCATTGCTGTACTTCTATGAAACCAATGAGCTCCTGCCCGCTTTGGAGTTGTTCAAATGGGCCTATACGAGATCTTGCGAACAATATGATGTAGTAAAAGAGTCGATTGGCGAAATTGATATTTATCGCATACAACATCGTGTGGCACGAAAAGTGGCGATGGGGAATATTATCCGGGAAAATCTTAATGAACAGCTTGCAGAACAATATCTTGAGAAATACTGTGCAGAAAATGACATTCCTTCTGCCGATAAATTTATTGCCATGACACTCAGTGATTTAGCTCAACTTCATGTTGGCTCAATCGTTGGACTTGGCATTACAGAAAAAATGTTTATTGAGTGGAAAAAATAA
- a CDS encoding YicC/YloC family endoribonuclease, whose amino-acid sequence MIRSMTAYARREIKGNWGSAAWELRSVNQRYLETYLRLPEQFRSLEPVARERIRARLTRGKIECNLRFELDPSAQSALILNEKLAKQLVNAANWVKMQSDEGEINPVDILRWPGVMSAEEQDLDAISAELLVALEGALDDFIAARESEGNALKGLIEQRLAGVSAEVVKVRAQMPNILLWQRERLQSKLEDAQVQLENNRLEQELVLMAQRVDVAEELDRLDAHVKETYKILKKEEAVGRRLDFMMQEFNRESNTLASKSINADVTASAIELKVLIEQMREQIQNIE is encoded by the coding sequence ATGATTCGCAGCATGACCGCTTACGCCCGCCGAGAAATCAAGGGCAACTGGGGAAGCGCAGCCTGGGAACTGCGTTCCGTTAACCAGCGCTATCTGGAAACCTATCTTCGTTTACCGGAACAATTCCGCAGCCTCGAACCCGTCGCGCGTGAGCGCATCCGCGCCCGCTTGACCCGTGGAAAGATCGAATGCAACCTGCGTTTTGAACTCGACCCGAGTGCGCAAAGTGCGCTGATCCTGAATGAAAAGCTGGCGAAACAGCTGGTTAATGCTGCCAACTGGGTCAAAATGCAGAGCGACGAAGGGGAAATCAACCCGGTTGATATTCTGCGCTGGCCTGGCGTGATGTCGGCGGAAGAACAGGATCTGGATGCGATCAGCGCTGAACTGCTGGTAGCACTGGAAGGCGCGCTGGATGACTTCATCGCCGCCCGAGAAAGCGAAGGCAACGCGCTGAAAGGGCTGATCGAACAGCGTCTGGCTGGCGTCAGCGCCGAAGTCGTCAAAGTCCGCGCCCAGATGCCAAACATCCTGCTATGGCAGCGCGAGCGCCTGCAAAGCAAGCTGGAGGATGCGCAGGTACAGCTGGAAAATAACCGTCTGGAACAGGAACTGGTGCTGATGGCGCAGCGCGTCGACGTCGCCGAAGAACTTGACCGCCTCGACGCTCACGTCAAAGAAACCTACAAAATCCTGAAAAAAGAAGAAGCCGTCGGCCGCCGCCTCGACTTCATGATGCAGGAATTCAACCGCGAATCGAACACGCTGGCCTCGAAATCCATCAACGCCGACGTCACCGCGTCAGCCATCGAGTTGAAAGTGCTGATCGAGCAAATGCGGGAACAGATCCAAAATATTGAGTGA
- a CDS encoding LysR family transcriptional regulator — translation MRLRHIEIFQAIVQAGTISGAARLLNVSQPNVSRVLNHAEQQLGFSLFERRTQGMIATEEGLRLIPKVQELFSHLQSISSLTEQIKTSKAHSVRLGAAHAFGQMIVAPTLVEFHKQAASVNVELVTEHFSTLCQNILQNQLDFALIFGQQVPSELLAEPLFQSTMVALLPKDSPINGPVSLEWLCNNNLLMMQHQDPLGQVVHRALRDKALQPAASLYIKTYSVIADMVLAGGGAGIVDLFTACRYADQLKIVPIDQPLPFEVTLISRRDNPQSQATLQLKQMMKNRCREIARQNETLLYAA, via the coding sequence ATGCGATTACGCCATATTGAAATCTTCCAGGCCATTGTTCAGGCAGGCACCATCAGCGGCGCCGCCCGATTGCTCAACGTCTCTCAGCCGAACGTCAGCCGGGTATTGAATCACGCAGAGCAGCAGCTCGGTTTTTCCCTGTTTGAACGTCGCACACAGGGAATGATCGCCACCGAAGAAGGGCTACGCCTGATACCGAAAGTACAGGAGCTTTTCAGCCATCTGCAAAGCATCAGTTCGCTCACCGAACAAATCAAAACCAGCAAGGCACACTCCGTACGGCTTGGCGCGGCACACGCGTTCGGGCAAATGATCGTGGCACCGACGCTGGTGGAATTTCATAAGCAGGCCGCCTCGGTTAACGTGGAACTGGTAACCGAGCACTTCAGCACGCTGTGCCAGAACATCCTGCAAAACCAGCTCGATTTCGCGCTGATCTTTGGTCAGCAGGTGCCGTCCGAACTGTTGGCAGAACCGCTGTTCCAGTCCACGATGGTTGCCCTGCTGCCGAAAGACAGCCCGATAAACGGCCCTGTCTCGCTGGAATGGCTGTGCAACAACAATCTGCTGATGATGCAGCATCAGGACCCGCTCGGCCAGGTGGTACACCGCGCACTGCGCGACAAAGCGCTACAACCAGCGGCGTCGCTCTACATCAAAACCTACTCGGTGATTGCCGACATGGTGCTGGCGGGTGGCGGTGCAGGCATCGTCGATCTCTTTACCGCCTGTCGCTATGCCGACCAGCTCAAAATTGTCCCTATCGATCAGCCGCTGCCTTTTGAAGTCACGCTAATCAGTCGCCGCGACAACCCACAGTCACAGGCGACGCTACAGCTGAAACAGATGATGAAAAATCGCTGTCGCGAGATCGCCAGACAGAACGAGACACTGCTTTACGCTGCCTGA
- a CDS encoding isoaspartyl peptidase/L-asparaginase family protein — protein sequence MTKPVIVIHGGAGALTRSAMSAEKEQRYLAALSEIVASGQRILAENGSALDAVTEAVRLLEECPLFNAGHGSVFTHAETHELDASIMDGRSLDAGAVSCVSHIRNPIMAARTVLEASPHVMFTADGAEAFAQQHGLERVEPAFFSTEERRQQLHNAQAGSGRVILDHDGQSDPIDPDRKFGTVGAVALDSAGNLAAATSTGGMTNKQAGRVGDSPIIGAGCYANNQTVAVSCTGTGEVFMRAVAAYDVSALMEYAGLTLQQASDRVVMEKLVQMDGSGGMIAVDKAGNIALPFNSEGMYRGYGYVGEEPIADIYR from the coding sequence ATGACGAAACCCGTGATTGTGATCCACGGTGGCGCAGGTGCGCTGACCCGCTCGGCTATGAGCGCTGAAAAAGAACAGCGCTATCTGGCCGCGCTGTCCGAGATTGTCGCCAGCGGACAGCGTATTCTGGCTGAAAACGGCAGCGCGCTGGATGCGGTGACGGAAGCCGTCCGTCTGCTGGAAGAGTGCCCGTTATTCAACGCCGGACACGGCTCGGTCTTCACCCACGCAGAAACCCACGAACTGGACGCCAGCATCATGGACGGACGCTCGCTGGATGCCGGTGCGGTGAGCTGCGTCAGCCATATCCGTAACCCGATTATGGCCGCGCGTACCGTACTCGAAGCCAGCCCGCATGTGATGTTTACCGCCGACGGTGCGGAAGCCTTTGCACAGCAGCACGGTCTGGAAAGGGTTGAACCTGCATTTTTCTCCACTGAAGAACGCCGTCAGCAGTTGCATAACGCACAGGCAGGCTCAGGCCGCGTCATCCTTGACCATGACGGCCAGAGTGACCCTATCGATCCCGACCGCAAATTCGGCACCGTGGGCGCAGTAGCACTGGACAGTGCGGGCAACCTCGCTGCGGCAACCTCAACGGGCGGCATGACCAACAAACAGGCAGGACGCGTGGGCGATAGCCCCATTATCGGCGCGGGTTGCTACGCCAATAACCAGACAGTGGCGGTTTCCTGCACCGGCACCGGCGAAGTCTTTATGCGCGCCGTCGCTGCCTATGATGTCTCCGCACTAATGGAATACGCTGGGCTGACGCTACAACAGGCCAGCGATCGCGTGGTGATGGAAAAACTGGTTCAGATGGACGGCAGCGGCGGGATGATTGCCGTGGACAAAGCCGGCAACATTGCCCTGCCGTTCAACAGCGAGGGGATGTACCGCGGCTATGGCTACGTGGGAGAAGAACCCATCGCCGATATCTATCGTTAA
- a CDS encoding M55 family metallopeptidase yields MKVFISADIEGIAGVMRPEQCSPGTAEYQLARGLMEQEVNAAIDGAFAGGATEVVVADSHAAMVNLRAENIDARARLVQGKPRGYSMVEGLEQQQFDGLMFIGYHSAAGEFGVLSHTINGRAFYRVRINGEIMGESDIYAAAGVEQKTPLWLVSGDDTLQSWIARYYPATDYACVKRAISQHAAESLSTEQARQVIRDAAKAAVEKAHRTLNSRIQAPYRLELMVAKPVLADLFCLLPNIERLDAITVGYTAQSMREITSLLGAFSYLATTQN; encoded by the coding sequence ATGAAAGTGTTTATCTCTGCTGATATTGAAGGTATCGCTGGCGTGATGCGCCCGGAGCAGTGCAGCCCCGGCACCGCGGAATACCAACTGGCACGCGGCCTGATGGAGCAGGAAGTGAATGCCGCCATCGACGGCGCATTCGCAGGTGGCGCAACAGAGGTGGTGGTCGCCGACAGCCACGCGGCGATGGTCAATCTGCGTGCGGAAAACATCGACGCCCGCGCCCGGTTGGTACAAGGCAAACCGCGCGGCTATTCGATGGTAGAAGGATTAGAGCAGCAGCAATTCGATGGCCTGATGTTCATCGGTTATCACAGCGCGGCGGGTGAGTTTGGCGTGTTATCGCATACCATCAACGGTCGTGCTTTCTACCGCGTGCGCATCAACGGTGAAATCATGGGCGAGAGCGACATCTACGCCGCCGCGGGCGTAGAACAAAAAACGCCACTGTGGTTGGTTAGCGGTGACGACACGCTCCAGAGTTGGATCGCCCGCTACTACCCTGCGACTGACTACGCTTGCGTCAAACGCGCCATTTCACAGCACGCAGCGGAATCCCTCAGCACCGAACAGGCGCGTCAGGTGATTCGTGACGCGGCAAAAGCGGCGGTGGAAAAAGCACACCGTACGCTGAATTCGCGGATTCAGGCACCCTATCGCCTCGAACTGATGGTGGCAAAACCGGTACTGGCCGATCTATTCTGTCTGCTGCCGAACATTGAACGTTTGGATGCTATAACCGTAGGTTATACCGCGCAGAGCATGCGAGAAATCACCAGCCTGCTGGGTGCTTTTTCCTATCTGGCGACAACGCAAAACTGA